A genomic segment from Bradyrhizobium sp. ISRA430 encodes:
- the rpoH gene encoding RNA polymerase sigma factor RpoH, with amino-acid sequence MARTAALPVLNGESGLSRYLAEIRKFPMLEPQQEYMLAKRWREHDDRDAAHQLVTSHLRLVAKIAMGYRGYGLPISEVVSEGNVGLMQAVKRFEPEKGFRLATYAMWWIKASIQEYILRSWSLVKMGTTANQKKLFFNLRKAKSKINALDEGDLRPDQVKMIAKRLGVTDQDVIDMNRRLGGDASLNAPIRDDGEAGEWQDWLVDNSPNQEAMMAEHEEYDHRRDALNGAMGVLNPRERRIFEARRLADEPMTLEDLAAEFGVSRERVRQIEVRAFEKVQTAVKGAIAKQEQAALEAAH; translated from the coding sequence ATGGCCCGTACCGCTGCTTTGCCGGTCCTCAATGGAGAATCCGGCCTCTCCCGCTACCTCGCCGAGATCCGTAAATTTCCGATGCTGGAACCCCAGCAGGAATACATGCTCGCCAAGCGTTGGCGCGAGCACGACGATCGCGACGCGGCACATCAACTCGTCACCAGCCACCTCCGGCTCGTGGCCAAGATCGCCATGGGCTATCGCGGCTACGGCCTTCCGATTTCCGAGGTCGTGTCGGAAGGCAACGTCGGCCTGATGCAGGCGGTAAAGCGTTTCGAGCCCGAGAAGGGCTTCCGCCTCGCCACCTACGCCATGTGGTGGATCAAGGCGTCGATTCAAGAGTACATCCTGCGTTCCTGGTCGCTCGTGAAGATGGGCACCACCGCGAACCAGAAGAAGCTGTTCTTCAACCTGCGCAAGGCGAAGAGCAAGATCAACGCGCTGGACGAGGGTGATCTTCGCCCCGACCAGGTGAAAATGATTGCAAAGCGCCTCGGCGTCACCGATCAGGACGTGATCGACATGAACCGCCGCCTCGGTGGCGACGCGTCGCTCAACGCGCCGATCCGGGACGACGGAGAAGCCGGCGAATGGCAGGACTGGCTGGTCGATAATTCGCCCAACCAGGAAGCCATGATGGCCGAGCACGAGGAGTATGATCACCGCCGTGACGCCCTCAACGGCGCCATGGGCGTGCTCAACCCGCGCGAACGCCGCATCTTCGAGGCGCGCCGCCTCGCCGATGAGCCGATGACGCTGGAAGACCTTGCGGCCGAGTTCGGCGTGTCGCGTGAACGCGTCCGCCAGATCGAGGTCCGCGCCTTCGAAAAGGTGCAGACCGCGGTCAAGGGCGCGATCGCGAAGCAGGAACAGGCTGCGCTGGAAGCCGCGCACTAA
- a CDS encoding ferritin-like domain-containing protein, which yields MGLFTKDIKSMEDLLIHGLQDMYYAEQQIIKSLPNMIEKATNRDLVAGLKGHLEETNKQVERLQKVFEKLGKQPSGTQCPAIDGLIKEADEIASEVEDKAVLDAAIVAATQAVEHYEICRYGTLIAWTEQLGHDEIVRFLTTNLNEEKAANTKLNTVALRKGVNAKASTAV from the coding sequence ATGGGACTCTTCACCAAGGACATAAAATCGATGGAAGACCTGCTGATCCACGGTCTTCAGGACATGTACTACGCGGAGCAGCAGATCATCAAATCGCTGCCCAACATGATCGAAAAGGCAACCAACCGCGACCTTGTCGCCGGCCTGAAAGGCCATCTCGAGGAGACAAACAAGCAGGTGGAGCGGCTTCAGAAGGTGTTCGAGAAGCTCGGCAAGCAGCCCAGCGGGACGCAGTGTCCGGCGATCGACGGCCTCATCAAGGAGGCCGACGAGATCGCCAGCGAGGTCGAGGACAAGGCCGTACTCGATGCCGCCATCGTCGCTGCCACTCAGGCCGTCGAGCACTACGAGATCTGCCGCTATGGCACGCTGATCGCTTGGACCGAGCAGCTCGGCCACGACGAGATCGTCCGTTTCCTCACGACCAACTTGAACGAGGAAAAGGCGGCCAACACCAAGCTCAACACGGTGGCGTTGCGCAAGGGCGTCAACGCCAAGGCTTCGACCGCGGTTTGA
- a CDS encoding RluA family pseudouridine synthase, with translation MQGSGSAQRLEVVVAGDEGSARLDRVLAARLPDLSRSRLKALILAGAVSQRGAAVRDPAYHVAAGDTIIIDVPEAAPAEPQGEDIALDIVFEDDDIIVINKPKGLVVHPAAGHETGTLVNALVAHCGSSLSGIGGVRRPGIVHRLDKDTTGLMVVAKNDLAHQSLTAQFADHGRTGAMRRGYMAFAWGLPNRQRGTVDAPIDRHPYAREKMAVRQSGREAITHWEILESFAGRDGKGVAALLACELETGRTHQIRVHLAHIGHPLLGDAVYGPHFKTKANQLGPESQAALAALGRQALHAYLLVLEHPRTGELLHWEAPLPEDLLLLESALKAAL, from the coding sequence ATGCAGGGCTCTGGTTCAGCGCAAAGGTTGGAGGTTGTCGTTGCCGGCGACGAGGGTTCGGCCCGGCTCGACCGGGTGCTGGCCGCGCGCCTGCCGGACCTGTCGCGATCAAGGCTGAAAGCCCTGATTCTGGCGGGCGCGGTGAGCCAAAGGGGCGCCGCGGTCCGCGACCCCGCTTATCACGTCGCCGCGGGCGATACGATCATAATCGACGTGCCGGAGGCAGCGCCCGCCGAGCCCCAAGGCGAGGACATCGCCCTCGATATCGTGTTCGAGGACGACGACATCATCGTCATCAACAAGCCGAAGGGGCTGGTCGTGCACCCGGCGGCCGGCCACGAGACCGGGACGCTGGTAAATGCGTTGGTCGCCCATTGCGGTTCTTCGCTGTCGGGCATCGGCGGGGTGCGCCGGCCCGGCATCGTGCACCGGCTCGACAAGGACACGACCGGCTTGATGGTGGTCGCCAAGAACGACCTCGCCCACCAGTCGCTGACGGCGCAATTCGCCGATCACGGCCGGACGGGCGCGATGCGGCGCGGCTACATGGCCTTTGCCTGGGGGCTGCCGAACCGCCAGCGCGGCACGGTCGACGCGCCGATCGACCGCCATCCGTATGCGCGGGAGAAGATGGCGGTGCGCCAGAGCGGCCGCGAGGCCATCACCCACTGGGAGATCCTGGAGAGCTTTGCGGGGCGCGACGGCAAGGGCGTGGCGGCGCTGCTCGCGTGCGAGCTCGAGACCGGACGCACCCACCAGATCCGCGTCCATCTCGCCCATATCGGCCATCCCCTGCTGGGCGACGCCGTCTATGGGCCGCATTTCAAGACGAAGGCGAACCAGCTCGGCCCTGAGTCGCAGGCAGCTTTGGCGGCCCTTGGACGACAGGCCTTGCATGCTTATCTGCTGGTATTGGAGCACCCGAGGACAGGAGAATTACTCCACTGGGAGGCGCCTCTGCCGGAGGATTTGCTTCTCCTCGAGAGTGCCCTGAAAGCGGCGCTATGA
- a CDS encoding nuclear transport factor 2 family protein, producing the protein MQPSMVVPERSRCRMEARGRFVFFRIHPNGCRSKRHVGRNMSFDPMAAAVNWLDAYRAGDVDALLEMYADDAVVHCGCGGIKTITGKEGLRAYWVKRLREYPASDLDNLQPSEGGTIIAYVAPDGVVSAVLTFNGAGQIASLTCGPSSGATYNAVSGLVVVSGAV; encoded by the coding sequence ATGCAACCTTCAATGGTTGTCCCGGAACGGTCCCGCTGCCGGATGGAAGCACGGGGCCGTTTTGTTTTCTTTCGCATTCATCCTAACGGTTGCCGCTCGAAACGGCATGTAGGTAGGAATATGTCCTTTGACCCAATGGCCGCTGCGGTTAACTGGCTTGATGCCTACCGCGCTGGCGACGTCGATGCACTTCTTGAGATGTACGCGGATGATGCGGTGGTCCATTGTGGCTGCGGAGGGATCAAAACGATCACTGGGAAGGAAGGTCTGCGGGCCTATTGGGTGAAGCGCCTTCGGGAATACCCCGCATCCGACCTGGATAACCTCCAACCATCGGAAGGCGGGACAATAATCGCGTATGTCGCGCCAGACGGCGTGGTCAGTGCCGTGTTGACATTCAACGGGGCCGGACAGATTGCATCGCTTACTTGCGGTCCATCAAGTGGCGCGACCTATAATGCCGTAAGCGGTTTGGTAGTCGTGTCCGGCGCGGTGTGA